From Impatiens glandulifera chromosome 7, dImpGla2.1, whole genome shotgun sequence:
ATTTCTatcaatctcatttcattcaAGTTATGGTTGAATGTCTGTCAATGTTATGGTTGAAATGCTGAGAAATGCTGGGAAATGCTACGTAAACGAAATGCTGTCAAAATCGgtccacgccccacgccccacgcataATCTCCCACCTCCAcaccccacgcccacgccccacgccctacCCCCACGCCCTACcctcacgccccacgccctactcccacgccccacgccctaccctcacgccccacgcccaacccccaacccccacgcccacgcccacgccccacgcccaagccccacgcccaacgcccaagccccacgcccaacccccacgccccacgcccactccccacgccccacgccaaagacccacgccccacgcccactccccacgccaaagacccacgccccacgcccaacccccacgccccacgcccactccccacgccccacgccaaagacccacgccccacgcccaacccccacgccccacgccccacgccccacgccccacgccccacccccacgcccacaccccacgcccaagtctcacgccccacgccccacccccacGCCCACACCCCACGCCCAAGTCTCACACCCCTCGCCtaagacccacgccccacgccccacgctcaacccccacgCCACACGCCCAAGCCCAACGATCCATTTATGGTAGGTTTTCTTTTGTACACTAACATTTAAATTTCTATCAATTGCAGATTCCAATTTATATGTTAGCTGTTTTGTCCTATATGATGGTGAGTGGCTGAAAGATGATGAAGGTGTTAGTTCTTTTGAAGCAAATTCTTTAGTAGGTGTGCATCTATCCCGAAATACTACATATGAAGAATTAACTGAAATCGTCTATGATGCTATTCGCGTGGACAAAGTGAGATATGATTTAGTGTTGAAAGTGAAGTATAATTGTCTTTTTAAAAGAGCTCCTCCTGCTGTTATCCGATGTGATGTTCTATGTGCAACATATTTCGACTTCACACCAAGAGCAAAACACTCCTCTTTGTGTATCTTTACTAGAGAAGTCACAACCTTCACACCCAACGGATGAAATCCAAAGAGAGGAGGTTTCTGAATTTGAGCATGAAGATCCACTCCCCCAAAATGACATACACAATGCAgtaaatgaagaacaacaagtcCCATTTCTTCATCCGAGTGAATTGGTTGCTAGTACCCCCCCTTTTGAACCCAGGCCAGCCACTTCCCCTATGAGGAAAACATCCATTAATGTTGAGGAACCAATCCCGGTTGAAACACATGCTCAATTAACCCTTGAAAACGGATTGGAAGTGGGTACGTTTTATGAGaacaaaaaagaacttcaattgaGGGTGCATAGATatgcgatggctaatcattttgaattcaaaatcgaaaagtcaacaaaagttctttggtttgtgaaatgtgtgaatgagaattgcaagtggagGTTGCGTGCTGTGAAAGGGAAATTTCaagagatgtttgagattcgaaaaTTACTAAATGTacacacatgctcaattttgacgaggcaagagaatgtgaggcaagcaccatcatgggtaattgcggagtgcatcaaacgtaagtatatggaccatcaccatgactacatgcctaaaaaaataatggaagacatgcagacaaATTATGGGTTTAAGCTGaaatataataaggcttggaggtctaGGGAACAAGCATTAATGGCAGTGCGAGGAACAGTGGAGGAATCATATGGAAAATTGCCATCATATTTGTTCATGTTGGCGAAGAGTAACCcaggtaccataactgacattcagacggatgagcatggtcatttcagatatatgttcatgtctctaggcTGCTCAATCAGAGGTTTCAAGTATTGTCGTCCAGTATTGTCCGtcgatgctagttttcttaaacACAAGATTGGAGGTCAATTATTGATTGCaattgcattggatgcgaatgaacaactatttCCCCTTGCTTTTGGCGTTGTTGATtcggagaataataactcttggataTATTTTATGCAACAATTAAGAGTGGCAATTGGATTAGTCCCgaatctcgtcttcgtatctgatagacacccaagtattgccAATGCTTTGTccgctgtttttccagaagcacatcacgcggcatgcacataccacatcaaaatgaatattatggccaaattcaaaaccgataACTGCCACGATGAGTTTGATATGGCTTCACGCGCATATACAGTTCCAAAGTTTCAACtccattttgacaagatcaagatcaaggaccctcgtattgctGTCTATCTGGAAGAGATAGGagtggagagatggagtcgtgcattttttcCTGGTTttcgatacaatcaaatgacaagcaattacgctgagaactttaatagtcagtgcagaaatgctaggaaatatcccatatcaACATTGACTGAGTATTTACGAATCACACTACAAGAATGGTTtcatgatagaagagaaaaagcttctAACCACACAGAACATTTATCTCAATATTATGAAAAGTACTTACGTGAACAAGccgagaaggccagattctacACCGTTAATCCGCTTAACAGATTCGAGTTTCATGTGAATGACGGTCAACATGATTTTCAAGTTGATCTCCAAACTCGAACttgtacttgtagggtatttgatctatctggtcttccttgtaaaCATGCCCTTGCTGCTGCCCGTTCTCGGAAAACTATTCCTTATGAGTACTGCTCAAGGTTAGAGAATTATTGCATTGTTTAATTCTAAGattgaatttatataacttaaatgttttttttcaggTTTTTCACAACTGAAGCATGGTGTATGGCATATGTAGATACATGTTATCCAGTTTGCGATGAAGGTtcttgggatattccagaaaaTATCAAGGAACGAGTTTGTCTAAAACCCCCCATCAAGGTTAAGAAGGGTAGGCCAACAACAAAGCGTAGGCCATCACAAGGTGAGCCTCGTAAGGAACAGAGACGGTGCAACTCATGTGGCGGTCGAGGCCAtaacagggcaacatgcaaagcagtgatgcctgcaccatctacttcAAGACAACAAGTGGCACAACCTTCACAACCTTCACAACCTTCACAACCTTCACAACCGTCACAATTGGCACAACCTTCACAATCTTCATCTTTGCCACATTCTCTAGACAATATttcttttggttaaattgtatctTTTTGTTAAATTGTAAGTTTTTGCACCAACTGAATTAGTGACTATTCCATatgatgttttatatatatatgtaggtgGTAGTTTTGTCCAGGTGGTATATGTGCAGGTGACTTTTTTTCTATTGTAACAGATCTGATGTGCAGGTTCCCAAAGGCAATAAGTGGGGCTtgggcctttgggcgtggggcgtgggcctttgggcgtAGGGCGTGGGCCATTGGGCGTGGGCCATTGGGCGTGGAGCGTGGGCcattgggcgtggggcgtgggccattgggcgtggggcgtgggcctttgggcgtggggcgtgggagTTGGGCgtggcgttgggcgtggggttgggcgttgggcgtggggcttgggcgttggAGCTTTACATATCATTTACTTGAATTAATTTAAGGTTTTGTTATACATATTACTGGAAAATCTCATTCATTTGAATCTAACAAAGACaacaataattaactaattttagaatgaaatttgaagcaaacaaaataactatttatattgaatttagaTCAAGGGTCTacaatttgatggaataaccttACTGCCCATTTGTTTCtccaaaaattcatattttcagtGACCACATTTGATATATCCAATGAGGCAGTAAGGTATTCCAAATGCATAATAGTAAAAACCCCACAGTCCCCACTTTTGGTTGTCTTTGGGACTATTGGGTGTGGTATTATGGAATATGGCATCGCATCCAATTTGATCTGTGGAAACCTTTGTTTATCGCTCGTGCTGAACCCCTGTTCAAGCAAGTACGGCACCATTACACACATTGGTTCCAAGAATGTGTCATATTCATCCTTTGGGAACATATTCTGTTCGCAGTCATATACATATATGCACCAATCTTGTAGATGAATCTTGCACAGGACCCAGTGCTTCTACTTTATGTTCAAGGGTACATATATCATATCAACAATATTCCAAGGATTACTTCCTTCACCAATTACGTATTCCATGAGATCGTCGAATTTGTAGCCTGCAGGATTCGGGGTGAACACTTCATAGCGATTATTCATCTTCTGAGATAAATTGGAGTCAGCAATTGAGAAATTTCTTGGATATGTCTTAGGGAACTCCTCAACCCTTCGTTTCAGTAGATGACAGATTTCATCTATCTCCTgcgaaaaaaattatagattaagCAAAATTATTAGGTGTAGAACAAAAggtggggcttgggcgttgggcgtgggagttgggcgtgggtagtgggcgttgggcgtgaggcgtgggggttgggcgtggggcgtggagGTTGGCGTGGGGCGTGGAGGTTAGGCGTGGGggtggggcttgggcgttgggcgtggggcttgggcgtggggcgtgggggtggggcttgggcgttgggcgtggggcttgggcgtggggcgtgggggttgggcgtgggggttgggcgtgggggttgggcgttgggcgtggggtgagaggcttgggcgtgggggttgggcgttgggcgtggggtgagaggcttgggcgtggggtgagaggcttgggcgtgggggttgggcgtgggggtagggcgttgggcgtgggagTAGGGTGTGGGGCGTGAGGgtagggcgtggggcgtggggtttAAAAAATAGAGAACAGAAATACTTACCGTATTGTGTAACCATTGTTGAGGCTTGAGCAATCTGTTGAATAAAGAACGATCTGCAGAGCAAGTCGTCAACTCCTTGAAATCCTTTGCATCACTATTTAACCATTTCTTCAACTCCTTCATCTTTTCCTCGTCAATTCGTAACAAAGGATTAACCTTAACCGGATCATTTAGTTTAAACCCTTTCCCACCAGGGTCGGTGTATTCCCCCAATTGTTTCGACTTCTTCTTTCTCCGAAAACTTTTACCAACAAATTGTGAGAGAGTCAATTGTTTCACctcattctccttctccttctgcttattcttctccttcttcttcttctcctcctcagtCTCCACAATCACCTCCTTCACAATCTCTTTTTCCACctcctctttcttctccttTGGAACATGGGGCAAATCTTCTTCCTGCACAATcaaaaaattagattaatataCATTGTGGAATTGGAATGTAGGGCGTGGTGCAATACCTTGTCATTCTTCTCAGCTTCCTTCTCaacctccttctccttctccaccTCCGCCTCCTTGTCCTTGTtctcctccacctccacctccacctcctttTCCTTGTCTTTgttctcctccacctccttattcttctcTACCTCCTTATTCTCCCCCTCCTCCTTgttctcctccacctccttattCCCCTCTACCTCCACCTCCTCCTCCTTATTCTCCTCTACCTCCTTATTCTCCCCCTCCTCCTTGTTCTCCTCCACCTCTTTATTCTCCTTGTTCTCCTTGTTCTCATgcacatcatcattcttctccTCTGAGCCATCAAAAACCAATTTGCGAGAGGTTTTTGGCGTGGGGGGCGAATCATCATTCTGTACAATGAAAAatcagattaatatatatacattgtggAACGTGGGGATTCGCACGTTCTATACCATACCTTGTCATTCTCCTCAGTCTCCTCGTCCTTCTCCAAAGTCTCCACGTGGGGGCTTGGGtgttgggcgtggggcttgggcgtgggcgtgggagttgggcgtggggttgggcgttgggcgtgggagttgggcgtggggttgggcgttgggcgtggggttgggcgttgggcgtgggggttaggcgtggggcgtgggggttgggcgttgggcgtggggttgggcgttgggcgtgggggttagacgttgggcgtgggggttaggcgtggggcgtgggggttgggcgttgggagtgggggttgggcgttgggagtgggggttgggcgttgaGCGTAGGGCGTAGGGAttaggcgtggggcgtgggtagtgggcgtggggcgtgggtagtgggcgtggggcgtgagaCTTAGGCGTGTGGGTTTAGGGTGTGTACCTTTTTCGATTTCCTCTTCTCAGCCTtcctcttcttggccaactTCTCAGCATtcctcttcttggccaactcaTCATCAATCTTCTTCTTTGACAAAATCGCCAGCCTCTTTCGCCTCTCCTTCCTCTCATTCCTCTTTCTTGTaatctcatcatcatcctcaGTCTTCTTCCTCTTAGAGTTCATCAACTCATCATTCTTCCTCTTCGTCCTATTCTcattatcaacatcatcattcttcctcTTCGTTCTATTCTCAACAAGTGTAAGATTATTATTCTTTCTCTTTGTCGTCCTCTTCTGAGTATCAATTGCAGCTGTACCtgcctcttctttttcttctcctccaccattCTTTTGTTCATTTCTTTGCCCCAATAATGTGATTATAAGTTGTTGATTGTCCTTCATGAGCTTGATTTCACTTTTAATCTCATTCACATCCTTTTTAATCTCATTCACAACATTTGTCAGCACATCAAGTTTGGCAGTTAAGTCTTGAGACACTCGATTTGGTGCACAAGATGTAGACACAGTTGGAATAGGAGTCGTCGCAGAAGGGATTGAATGAGAGGAGCTTTCTTGGCTAGTGTCACCACTAACTTCAGGGACCTTGGGACTAATATGTCTACTCTTCTTGGTCGGCGGTTTGGGAGTCCTTTcatgtttttattcttcttcaaaaacctcaatctttctcttcctcgTATCACATCcaaagaattcatcataaatgttgtttgtcatatcttcaaagtcgtcCCCAGAGTACATTCGTTTCTCCTCCGCAGACTCATGAATTTTTCTTCGAACAGTGCACTCCTGGATGGCTGTAGATACCTCAGGTCCGGTATAACTCCTAAAAGATTTATAGAGCACTATCCTTGGGCTTGTAAGATCATCTTCCGGTGTCTTTTCAGCAAAATTGGGGACGAATGTATCGATAagctcataggtccacacttggaatgctagtgcgaacccatgtaTAATATAAGCGACATCACATACACCTTTCTTGTTCCAGTTTTTCTTCTTCAAGAGATATAATCCACGGAGGTATTTGATATCTTTGTCAATACCCTGCAGGGTAGCTCTGAaggacacctttccccatggaaattggaggaaCATCTCCATGTCTTCCACCATGTGAAAGATTCTTAAACTTATCTTCCTCCTGTTATCAGATGCGAACAGATACTGGTAAATGAGAAATAtgagccccatcttccatgaaTCCTCCTTATCAGAGCATCCGACGAAAAGGTCTTCAAGCTCTTTCAGTTTAACATCCTTTTTacccttaaaatatttgaggacaaggggtggacattcttcaacctCCTCCACCAACGGAAATCTGCCAAAGTTGAGGCCTGTCACCAATGCATAATCCTTCATGCCCCAGCAGACCTCCTTACCTTTGACCATGAACCTTATCTCCTTCGAATTTGAACTAACTTTTCTGATAAGCATCTGATGGAGTATGGTTcctgaaaataataatgtcgGGGCTTGGAATATAGACTTGAATTGGGTCTGCAAAGCCCTATCCAAAAGATCATGGTGAGTAAACCTCTCCTTTATCTTTGCCAAGCTAGGACCGgtggatttccatgaaacacggcCATTAAAATCATTGAGAATGGTTTCCTttggtgccatctgcaaaaaCAGTCATTAAAATCATAAACACAATGTTTGGTTgatcaaaaacaataaaatcatattaataattgaagccccactccccacgcctaacccccacgccccacgcccactacCCACGCCCAACGCCTAATCCCTACGCCCAActcccaacccccacgcccaacgcccaacccccacgcccaacgcccacgcccaacgcccaacacccacgcccaagccccacgccccacgcctaacccccacgcccaacgcccacgcccaacgcccaacgcccaacgcccacgtccacgcccacgcccaactcccacgcccaacgcccaactcccacgcccaagccccaccccccacgcccaagcccaacgccccacgcccaagccccacgcccaacgcccaagcccccacgcctaacccccacgcccaacgcccaagcccccacgcccactccccacgcccaacgcccaagcccccacgcccactccccacgccccacgcctaagccctacgccccacgcccaagacccacgcccaaacccactccccacgcccaaCTTCCACGCctaacgcccaacccccacgcctaatccctacgccccacgcccaacccccacaccaagccctaaacctaaactaaaaccctaaaaccctaatgTTCACCACCCTAAAACCCTATACCAGCTAAGCAAAACATTCACAAACATTCATATTCATAATAAGCAAAACATGCAAATCAAATATTCACAAACCATTCACAAACATTCTCAGCATTTCAAACTATATCAATCTTAGCATTTTCACCAATCTCAAGTATATCTAACTATTCAACAATCTAAGCACAATCTATATCAATGCACTGACATATCAACAAAGATACTTAGAGTAAAGATAGTAAAACGGCCAAGAACAAACCGAATATCCGAATACCTAAACTATAAACCTAACTATTACAAACCGAACGAAGCTCCTTAGGGCACGAAAATATTACAAACAacaaacaataaacctaaactataaacctaaactaacctcaAATCGTCCGTTGGCTAGAAGTTCGGCTTGGCGATCGACGAATGGTTGGGCTTCTTGGCGAACGTCGGTGGAGCTTGGCGTCGGTGGAGAAACGGAAACGGAAGAAGGATGGGGAGGGAGGTGACGGAGAAGAAGAACGGAAGggaagatgaagaggaaagCGGGGGAGAAGGGGAGTGCAACGGTCGGGGAAGGAAAGGGAGAAAGAGGAAAGCGGgggaaaagaagaaaagaaaagaaaagaaaagaaagaaaaagaaaagaaaaaagaaaaaaaaatattgaaaaggtTATTCAGGGGTATAattggaaaaaattataaaaaaaggttaaaaaacaaaaacaaaattagtgaggttaaatttcaaaatactcAAGTTTTTAgggtcatattatcaaatttcccttgttaaactatttatatgttaattgattcaacataaaaaaaatgtacgTAATGTATTTTTTAGTGTGCTTATTGACTTCATTCCAATTGATTACCATTTTAGATAACAAACCTCTAAAGTCGTAAATACTCCATAGAAACGAAGAAAGACCTACACCTCGGTCGATACAATCTATATAGATTTTGTTTTGGAAGTAATATACCGTAAATATAACATTgtgttatattaatttttgaattgaaCGACAGACAATTGacttttttattgtaaaaaagtTGTGACAGTTTGAAATATATGAATAGAACCTTGCatgtattgatttatatatatataaaaagaataaatagtATTATAAAAAACACTAATAGGAAATTTTATAACCCATTAggaaaaagtattaaaaaaaaaaaaaaaaaaaaaaaaaaaaaaaaaaaaaaaaaaaaaaagtaaaataaagaaTTGTGTGACCACACAAAGCCATTTAAAAAGTGGTAAAAAAACACAGAAgtgaccatttaaaaaatataacactaaaatatgtaaaataataataataataattgagttAGATTTGATAATAAAGAAGCGAATCTTGTGAAATATGTATGTAAAATGATGGATGATAGATAATAAGGCGGCAATTAGATTCTCGGGTTTTAAATGAACCGTTTCTCCTAGTCCACCCATTTCAACGAAGGACTTCCTTCACGCTCTTTTTCTTCTCTCAAATCTCTTACTTACAAGATTTGCAGGCAACAACAATCGCGAGGTGCGAAATCTGGAAAATGGCGATTCACATGCATAATCTATCTCTTCCTGTGCCTGGCATCGCTCAGCTCCGGACTAAACGAGACCGATCAACAGCCCTAAATGCTGCCACGGGACCTTCTATAGGTATGTTTACTATTTCTGATCTCAAAGAAGCTTCATCTAGGAAAGAAATAGGAAGAAACGATCTCTTAACTCTTGCGCCGTCAGGACTAGTGAAAATCAGAATCTAATTTGAGTATGTATGTGCATTCgatgaactattttttttaattattattattcagaCGAATTTAATGATAACAAACGATTGCTTAAATTAAGGTAAGCAAGATTTGAGAGAATGAAGTGACATCAATGTCAACTTAAATTCGTGCATAATTGTTATGATATTATACTAAGTTTAGAATAATCTTATGATATATAATACAAGTACAAAAGTGATTACTATTACCTTATGATCTAAATTATCTGTTTTATAGTCTTTATTTGTAGTCAAGTAATAGTGAAAAGACTGTTATGACATCCTTTTACCATTTAAGTGCTAAAGTGTTGAAATCAAGCATGCTTCTAATAGCAGACTTAAGGGAGCTTCAGAATTTGAGTTGATTTTGTGATGAAATTGTTAAACTTATTGGTCAGATTGCATGTTCAGGTCAGGATAGTAAAAAGACTGCTATGACTTGTAAGACGTCTTTATACCATTTAAGTGTTGAAGTATTGAAAACAAGCATGCTTCTAATAGCAAATTTAAGGGATCTTCAGAATTTGAGTTGATTTTGTTCAACTTTTTGGTCAGATTGCATCTTCAGATTAGTGGTTTACAGCAGAGGTTGCCTGTTTGGGTACAATAGAAGGCTTTCCTCCCATTCAGTGAAATGGGGATTAAATGGTAAAAAACTCCTATGATCCTTTTGTTTTTCTCATCATTTAACTTTCATAATATTGCAACTTACttttgagtcatttttatttcaGTCAGCCAATTGACTGGGAAAGTGGACATTTCTGTCCAGGAAAAGAAGTGTGGTCTGGTATTTGCAGCTACTGATGAACCAAATTCAAATCCTGATTCGAGGAAAAGGTTCTTCTTTAATTTCTCTAATTTGCACTTCCATATACTTCTGAAAGTGGATGGTTGGACACTCAGGTTTTATTCACATTGTTTTCTGTATTGTCTTGGTGACGATACTGCAATGAACTAGGCATGTCCCGGTTTTTTCTTTCCTGATATAGAGTTATAGCCCACTGGAAGAATTACAACTGTTTGTAGCCAATTTTGTGTTCTAAGTTCTTGCGACAATTTCGTGGATTTTAAACTGATTGTTTGATCCTTTGATATGCTTATTTAATTACAAATAGTAATCTAGTATCCAGTTCTGATATCTTATGATGACTACAATATCCTTCTTTCAACCAGCAATTGACACGCCTCATTTAGAACCTGACAAGCCGCGTTATTGCCCCAAGTGCAAAGATGACTACGTTATTTTTCTATATGTTGTTTTTTCTCTCAAGTCTCGAAAAAGTTTGACATTCGAAACTTATGATATATTGCAGGAAAGTTGTGGAGCATGTATGCTTGCTCAGAGGAAAGGAAAACTTAACTGATGTACAAGAAAGCAATATGATAGATTATCTTTATACAACTCAATACCAGATGGGAGGCATTGTGGCTATATCTTTAGGTTAAGTCCTTTGCttgaagaataatttaattttgctGAAAAAATATTAACGCCGTTGCCGGGGATCGAACCCGGGTCACCCGCGTGACAGGCGGGAATacttaccactatactacaacgACTTGGTGATATGTTTAAGTTACTAATCTTTCACAAAGGTTCAAAGGTAATTatggtataatttataatatttccaGTATAAGTGGGCAGATATAATTAGGTATATtaataaatagtatatatttatgCATTACGTTCAGTATATGTGTAACCATTTTTACTGTACTTTGGGCACTTATATATGCTGAATAGTATTTTTTCCAAAGAGGGTCAACTTAGTATGAAAGATCATTTTACAGGAATAGGAAAATAAACGAGAAGGACAATAACTAAATGTAGATGTTAGATTCCTATCAAATCATAGTAGTCCCCATCTTGTGCAAATCCCTCATTTTTTGATAGAAGTCAACATGTGTAGAAAGAAGCTCATGATCCTCTCTTTTCTCACCCTCTTTCCTCTTAATGTCTTTTTATTGCTCTCTTTTCAGACAGTCCACCATATAATGAGTAGGATGATCTTCCATTCGAGACTAATGGTTGACCCTGTGCACCATTCAATCCATTGAGTTCAAAAGTCTGCTACAGAACGAGACATAACCCACTGGAAGTTGAGCATACTTAGATGATATGCTAAATAGTATGCCCTCTTAGGCCCTATAGTTGCATCCTTCAATCCTATAGAGTTCCAAAACAATTGCAGCTATATCTAGCAGTAAGGAAATAAAAACTTGTAGCTACTTGGTTCTATATCTTTGATTCCGTAGCCAGTAATTGAAGATAAAGTTGCCTATTAATTGCCAGTTCAGAATAATAAACTCGGAAATATTTGGTTTATCATACTGCCTATCacatgtaaatttatatttagagCTACTtattcccccccccccccccccccccctttCAGTTGAAGTAAAATGTTTTTTCTCTACTGTAGGACGTCTATCTGATAAAAGTAATGGAGATTATACCCATGCTGTCTACATGCGCTTCCAGAGGAAGGAAGATCTTGCAAGGTTTTATGAGAATTCTTTCTACTTGAGAGTTCTTGTGGAACATGTCATGCCCTATTGTCATGTACGAGCTATCATGTAAACACCAATACACAATTCCTTTGTACATATTTCTCCTTGTGTAGTTGAAACAGTCTTCTCTTTATGTGAACATGCATATTTTCACAGTCATCTAGTTCATCTTGTTGCACTGCACTTCCCTGGACTTATACTTGTCAGACAATACAGGGACTGATTAATGTGGATTACGAATCAGAAGTAGAAGATGACATGCTTCCCATATTCCGGAAAGGAGAG
This genomic window contains:
- the LOC124910117 gene encoding uncharacterized protein LOC124910117, with the protein product MEDMQTNYGFKLKYNKAWRSREQALMAVRGTVEESYGKLPSYLFMLAKSNPGCSIRGFKYCRPVLSVDASFLKHKIGGQLLIAIALDANEQLFPLAFGVVDSENNNSWIYFMQQLRVAIGLVPNLVFVSDRHPSIANALSAYLREQAEKARFYTVNPLNRFEFHVNDGQHDFQVDLQTRTCTCRVFDLSGLPCKHALAAARSRKTIPYEYCSRFFTTEAWCMAYVDTCYPVCDEGSWDIPENIKERVCLKPPIKVKKGRPTTKRRPSQGEPRKEQRRCNSCGGRGHNRATCKAVMPAPSTSRQQVAQPSQPSQPSQPSQPSQLAQPSQSSSLPHSLDNISFG
- the LOC124910118 gene encoding stress-response A/B barrel domain-containing protein UP3 → MAIHMHNLSLPVPGIAQLRTKRDRSTALNAATGPSIVWSDCIFRLVVYSRGCLFGYNRRLSSHSVKWGLNVSQLTGKVDISVQEKKCGLVFAATDEPNSNPDSRKRKVVEHVCLLRGKENLTDVQESNMIDYLYTTQYQMGGIVAISLGRLSDKSNGDYTHAVYMRFQRKEDLARFYENSFYLRVLVEHVMPYCHGLINVDYESEVEDDMLPIFRKGEDFNNGLDFILLMEFVESARGRPVEDALLSMTKLIEESPSLIVQATQGSNINLDSREYTHALMIHFRSSEAFEIFMGSSEYKYIWSSKLQPIIQRVLSVHFSVDPVGKEIM